The genome window AGATCATCCGCTCGAACTCGCGGATGAGCACCTCGATCATCGCCCATTGCTTTACGTGTCTCGGCCAATAAGCGACGTAATCGGCCGTCGCCGCGTAATCGCTGCGATATTTCATCGCGCCGAGCGCCTCTCCTTCGACGACCTTCGTGAGGCTCGGCACATGGCCGGCCGCCGCCCACATTTCGCCGTGCTCGACCATCCAGCGGGCGAACGTCAGGATGGCGTCCCGTTTCCCGTCCTCCATATCGTGCCGCGTCGGGATCGCGAGCGTATGCGTGTCGCCCCACACCGCCGGACGGTCGTACAATACCGGCACCGGCACGACGCCGAAGTCGAGCGACGGCGCATTTTCGAACGCGCCGGTTCCCCACATCCCCGTAATGAGCACGGCCGCCTTCCCGTCGTAAAACAGCTTGAACGCGTCGTTAATATCCGGCGGGATGAGCCGCTTCTCGTACAACCCGTTCACGAACTCCAGCGCCTCGAGCGCCTTCGGGTTGTTCAGCGCCGCGGCCGTCGCGGCCGCGTTGTAGAAGACGCCGCCGCCCTCCATCTGATTGTACAGACTCCACCAGAGCCAGACGGAGTCGATGCGCGTGCTCGGCTGCGCCATCGGCGCGACGTCCGGCGGAACCGCGTCCCGGATCCGGGACAGGAACGCCTCGAAGCCTTCCGGTCCGCTTCCGATCATCGGCCTGTCTTCCCCGTCCAGCGCGCCGGCCGCCGCCAGATGCGCCTTGTTGTAGTACATGACGAGCGCATGCGTGTCGAGCGGCACGGAGTACAATCGTCCGTCGTACGTCGCGGCTTCCGCGATATTCGGATTGAATCCGCTCGGGTCGAGTCCGGCGCGCTTCGCGGGTTCGGACAGATCCTCGATGTACCCGTTCTGAACGAATTGCGGCAGGCTCGTCGTATGGATGATCGCGACGTCGGGGGCGTTGCCCGCGAGAATCGCCGTGCGCAGCCGCTGGTAATAATCGTCCAGCCGGGAATTCGTCTGCTTCACCTGAATGTCGGGATGCTCCGCGTTGAACCGGTCGACCATCTCGGTCATGA of Paenibacillus antri contains these proteins:
- a CDS encoding ABC transporter substrate-binding protein translates to MNRTGWIHRRLASWLPAAALVLLAGCFGGEEPLSPEAAAVPAPKHQLEYWTPFSGGDNRFMTEMVDRFNAEHPDIQVKQTNSRLDDYYQRLRTAILAGNAPDVAIIHTTSLPQFVQNGYIEDLSEPAKRAGLDPSGFNPNIAEAATYDGRLYSVPLDTHALVMYYNKAHLAAAGALDGEDRPMIGSGPEGFEAFLSRIRDAVPPDVAPMAQPSTRIDSVWLWWSLYNQMEGGGVFYNAAATAAALNNPKALEALEFVNGLYEKRLIPPDINDAFKLFYDGKAAVLITGMWGTGAFENAPSLDFGVVPVPVLYDRPAVWGDTHTLAIPTRHDMEDGKRDAILTFARWMVEHGEMWAAAGHVPSLTKVVEGEALGAMKYRSDYAATADYVAYWPRHVKQWAMIEVLIREFERMIYKRQTPAEALRRAEETIDAELRQ